A window from Garra rufa chromosome 14, GarRuf1.0, whole genome shotgun sequence encodes these proteins:
- the LOC141285214 gene encoding olfactory receptor 52B4-like, whose amino-acid sequence MSSAGNIYNVSTDLSLQGFDLSPEKAVVAFVFAALNYIIILFCNSFLLFTVITNKGLHEPMYILLLNLPINDLIGSTCLFPHVMRELLFDTRTMPFSICITQAFFIHVYAVSAVFILTAMAYDRYVAICQPMRYTTIMSKLHLTKIISLVWLSNLTLMAILFILLLRLPRCRSYLTHPYCDNPSLLQLVCADTTINNLYGLMITALCQVLTVGLILYSYLRILIACFHNKSSDTRSKALQTCGTHLVVFVLFECLGLFTIISYRIKDISPHLRKFIAVGAMILPPTMNPIIYGLRTKEIRVKGIKFFKRKVFTS is encoded by the coding sequence ATGTCTTCCGCTGGCAATATCTACAATGTGTCAACTGATTTGTCTCTTCAGGGCTTCGATCTGTCCCCTGAGAAGGCCGTCGTTGCGTTCGTCTTTGCCGCTCtgaattatataatcatattgtTCTGTAACTCCTTCCTCTTGTTCACTGTCATAACCAATAAGGGTCTACATGAGCCAATGTATATTCTCCTGTTAAATTTGCCCATTAATGACCTAATAGGTTCTACATGCCTGTTCCCTCACGTCATGCGGGAGCTCCTGTTTGACACCAGGACCATGCCGTTCTCCATCTGTATCACTCAGGCGTTCTTCATACACGTATACGCTGTATCAGCGGTCTTCATTTTGACCGCCATGGCATACGACAGATATGTCGCCATCTGCCAGCCGATGAGATACACTACCATTATGAGCAAACTTCACCTCACAAAGATCATCTCATTGGTTTGGCTGTCTAATTTGACACTGATGGCCATCCTTTTCATTCTCCTTCTGCGTCTGCCTCGCTGTAGGTCTTACCTTACCCATCCGTACTGTGACAACCCTTCCCTGCTTCAACTGGTCTGCGCAGACACGACCATTAATAACCTTTATGGACTTATGATAACAGCTCTCTGTCAGGTGTTAACAGTGGGCCTGATTTTGTACTCATACCTACGGATCCTCATAGCCTGTTTCCACAACAAAAGCTCTGACACAAGGAGTAAAGCTCTGCAGACGTGTGGCACACATCTAGTTGTCTTTGTCTTGTTTGAGTGTTTGGGTCTTTTCACCATCATCTCATACAGGATAAAAGATATTTCTCCTCACTTAAGAAAATTCATTGCAGTTGGTGCTATGATATTGCCACCAACGATGAATCCTATTATATATGGATTGAGAACTAAAGAAATCCGAGTCAAAGGGATCAAATTTTTCAAGCGAAAAGTTTTCACATCATGA
- the LOC141284806 gene encoding olfactory receptor 1f45-like, whose translation MNYSVAFSNGTNSFNEGFYLTAFRTLANKNYLILFLAIIYIVTLLGNLVLLIVVLMNSSLQNPKYLAVCNLAIVDISMNSVVIPQMVPVFAFNQNYVSFGACFSQMFFMHFFGDMESFSLALLAYDRLIAICWPLRYSTINTNLRMLLIIAGIWSLVVLLEIFPVIFAARLPYCGSREVNSCCCEHGPVSRLACTDISYNRHLATAKTLTVLLGPLTFIILTYVIVVVAVTRIASVSQCWKTFHTCLTHLLLVVLYYIPVILAYILGSLRLVQNIDVFTAILTVSVTIPPMLNPIIYSLKTDELRDKIVKLLGKPKVAQQIIKNEASG comes from the coding sequence ATGAATTATTCAGTTGCTTTCAGCAATGGAACAAATTCTTTCAATGAAGGTTTTTATTTAACTGCCTTCCGCACTTTGGCAAACAAAAACTACCTCATTTTATTCTTGGCGATCATCTACATTGTCACCTTGTTGGGTAACCTTGTTCTTCTGATTGTCGTCCTAATGAACTCCAGCTTACAGAACCCTAAGTATCTTGCTGTGTGTAACCTAGCCATTGTCGACATTTCAATGAACAGTGTTGTTATTCCTCAAATGGTGCCTGTTTTTGCATTTAATCAAAATTATGTTTCATTCGGAGCATGTTTTTCCCAAATGTTCTTCATGCATTTTTTTGGTGACATGGAATCTTTTTCTCTTGCTCTTTTGGCGTATGACCGTCTGATTGCAATCTGTTGGCCTCTGCGTTACTCTACCATAAACACCAACCTGAGGATGCTGCTCATAATAGCAGGGATTTGGTCTCTGGTTGTTCTGCTTGAGATTTTCCCAGTCATTTTTGCAGCTAGACTCCCTTACTGTGGTTCAAGAGAGGTAAACAGCTGCTGTTGTGAACATGGCCCTGTTTCTAGGTTGGCTTGTACAGACATTTCTTACAACCGACATCTGGCCACAGCTAAGACTCTGACTGTTTTACTAGGCCCTTTAACTTTTATTATTTTGACCTATGTGATTGTAGTGGTTGCTGTGACGCGGATTGCATCCGTATCACAGTGCTGGAAAACCTTTCACACCTGTCTCACTCACCTGCTGCTGGTAGTGCTCTATTATATACCTGTCATTCTAGCATACATACTAGGGAGCCTGCGATTAGTTCAGAATATAGATGTTTTCACAGCCATTCTGACTGTTTCTGTTACCATCCCACCAATGCTGAATCCCATAATCTACAGCTTAAAGACTGATGAACTTCGAGACAAAATAGTCAAGCTTCTGGGAAAGCCAAAAGTGGCACAACAGATCATTAAAAATGAGGCCAGTGgttaa
- the LOC141284305 gene encoding olfactory receptor 1L4-like, with amino-acid sequence MNFSVAFSNGTNSFNDGFYLTAFRTLANKNYLILALAIIYIVTLLGNLVLLTVILMNSSLQNPKYLAVCNLAIVDISMNSVIIPQMVPAFVFNQNYVSFKACFSQMFFMHFFGDMESFSLALLAYDRLIAICWPLRYSIINTNLRMLLIIAGIWSLVILLEIFPVIFAARLPYCGSRNVNSCCCELSPVYRLACSDISYNRQLATAKTLTVLLGPLSFIIFTYVIVVVAVKRIASVSQRWKAFHTCLTHLLLVLYMPVMVAYVLGNLPLIGNVDLFTAILTISVTVPPMLNPIIYSLKTDEIRDKIVKLLGKTKVANG; translated from the coding sequence ATGAATTTTTCAGTTGCTTTCAGCAATGGAACTAATTCTTTCAATGACGGATTTTATTTAACTGCCTTTCGCACTTTGGCAAACAAAAACTACCTCATTTTGGCCTTGGCGATCATCTATATTGTCACCTTGCTGGGTAACCTTGTTCTTCTGACTGTCATCCTAATGAACTCCAGCTTGCAGAACCCTAAGTATCTTGCTGTGTGTAACCTAGCCATTGTCGACATTTCAATGAATAGTGTTATTATTCCTCAAATGGTGCCTGCTTTTGTGTTCAATCAgaattatgtttcatttaaaGCCTGTTTTTCTCAAATGTTCTTCATGCATTTTTTTGGTGACATGGAATCTTTTTCTCTTGCTCTTTTGGCATATGACCGTCTGATCGCGATCTGTTGGCCTCTGCGTTACTCTATCATAAACACCAACCTGAGGATGCTGCTCATAATAGCAGGGATTTGGTCTCTGGTTATTTTGCTGGAGATATTCCCCGTTATTTTTGCAGCCAGACTTCCTTACTGTGGTTCAAGAAATGTAAACAGCTGCTGTTGTGAACTCAGCCCAGTCTATAGGCTGGCTTGTTCGGACATTTCTTACAACCGACAACTGGCTACAGCTAAGACTCTAACTGTTTTACTAGGCCCTTTGTCTTTCATTATTTTTACCTATGTGATTGTAGTGGTTGCTGTGAAGCGGATTGCATCTGTATCACAGCGCTGGAAGGCCTTTCACACATGTCTCACTCACCTGCTGCTGGTGCTTTATATGCCTGTCATGGTGGCATATGTACTAGGAAACCTGCCATTAATTGGTAATGTGGATCTTTTCacagcaattctgactatttctgtTACCGTCCCGCCAATGCTGAACCCTATAATCTACAGCTTAAAGACTGATGAAATTCGAGACAAGATAGTCAAGCTTCTAGGGAAGACAAAAGTGGCCAATGGTTAA